A single window of Leptolyngbya ohadii IS1 DNA harbors:
- a CDS encoding DUF922 domain-containing Zn-dependent protease gives MSRRFVLLFVSTFIVVSLVRVPSIADFLSASWSPLFQPNSAYATISPSQISPSFVPTPATEPLTSPPAISLPVSVRYDFYPIDGRTADELRSQMLEYSPVKDASGNSFDALTHWHIQWNFRFNRTRNSCSARAVNTRLDVTFTMPQWKAAQPISSALQSEWDEYMKALTLHEDGHKKNGVEAAQAVLQALKQLPPYSNCRDLEKAAQQTADRIITAHNQRDIDYDRATGHGRTQGAVFPIMNANAENAPHAAL, from the coding sequence GTGTCACGTCGATTCGTCCTTCTGTTCGTATCTACGTTTATCGTCGTTTCCCTTGTCCGTGTGCCTTCCATTGCCGATTTTCTGTCCGCTTCCTGGTCTCCCCTGTTTCAGCCCAATTCAGCCTACGCTACAATCTCGCCGTCCCAGATCTCTCCCTCCTTTGTTCCCACCCCAGCGACAGAACCGCTTACCAGCCCCCCAGCAATTTCTCTGCCCGTCTCCGTCCGGTATGACTTTTACCCAATCGACGGAAGAACCGCAGACGAACTGCGATCGCAAATGCTCGAATACAGTCCCGTCAAGGATGCAAGCGGCAATTCCTTCGACGCCCTGACCCACTGGCATATTCAGTGGAATTTTCGGTTTAATCGAACTCGCAATAGCTGTTCTGCTCGTGCCGTCAACACCCGCCTTGATGTCACCTTCACGATGCCGCAGTGGAAAGCTGCCCAGCCTATCTCATCCGCCCTGCAATCGGAGTGGGATGAGTATATGAAGGCTTTAACACTGCACGAAGATGGACACAAAAAAAACGGCGTCGAAGCCGCCCAAGCTGTTCTGCAAGCCCTAAAACAGCTTCCTCCCTATTCCAACTGCCGCGATCTGGAAAAAGCAGCCCAGCAGACTGCCGATCGCATTATTACAGCGCATAACCAGCGCGATATTGATTACGATCGCGCCACTGGACATGGCAGAACCCAGGGTGCCGTTTTCCCAATCATGAATGCCAATGCCGAGAATGCGCCTCATGCCGCTCTTTAA
- a CDS encoding urease accessory protein UreD: MSAIIHPIAPNSSASWHGQLELDYAQRDGKTIPDRVFVQAPLKVQRPFYPEEEVCHTVMLHTAGGIVGGDRLSLNVNLQPQTHALITSAAAAKIYRSNGREAQQTTQIRVGTAACLEWLPQETIVFDGAQYAQQLKVELEPEAVWMGWEITRLGRSARGERFETGYWRSKIEVWQNNAPDGGTASRRLLWVDPQGIQGGHEMMTSLHGLAGYPVIASFVFVGRGVSPELVKAARAAWHSPEKPIEPLQEEPLITLHESAHQIGVTRLRAGLLCRYRGDSTLEAKRWFVRVWELVRSGELGRSVCVPRVWQV; this comes from the coding sequence TTGTCTGCCATAATCCACCCCATTGCTCCCAATTCGTCTGCCTCCTGGCACGGACAGCTTGAATTAGACTACGCCCAGCGAGACGGTAAAACCATCCCCGATCGCGTTTTTGTCCAGGCTCCTCTAAAGGTGCAGCGTCCCTTTTATCCTGAAGAGGAAGTCTGCCATACGGTGATGCTCCATACGGCTGGCGGCATTGTGGGGGGCGATCGGCTCTCCCTGAATGTGAACCTTCAGCCCCAAACCCATGCGCTGATTACCTCTGCCGCTGCCGCCAAAATTTATCGCAGCAATGGACGGGAAGCGCAGCAAACCACCCAGATTCGAGTTGGGACGGCTGCCTGTCTGGAATGGCTCCCCCAGGAAACGATCGTTTTTGACGGAGCGCAGTATGCCCAGCAGCTCAAAGTAGAGCTAGAACCGGAAGCAGTCTGGATGGGCTGGGAGATTACCCGTCTGGGACGCAGTGCGAGGGGCGAACGGTTTGAAACAGGCTACTGGCGATCGAAAATAGAGGTGTGGCAAAACAATGCTCCTGATGGAGGAACTGCTTCGCGACGGCTGCTGTGGGTTGATCCGCAGGGTATCCAGGGCGGACATGAGATGATGACTAGCCTGCACGGACTCGCCGGATATCCGGTGATTGCCAGTTTTGTGTTTGTGGGACGCGGCGTATCGCCGGAGTTGGTCAAAGCCGCGAGAGCTGCCTGGCATTCGCCTGAGAAACCGATCGAACCTTTGCAGGAGGAACCCCTGATTACCCTCCATGAATCCGCCCATCAGATCGGCGTCACGCGTTTGAGGGCAGGACTGCTCTGCCGCTATCGGGGAGATTCAACGCTAGAAGCAAAACGATGGTTTGTGCGCGTTTGGGAACTGGTGCGATCGGGTGAGTTGGGGCGATCGGTTTGTGTGCCGAGGGTGTGGCAGGTTTAG
- the trhO gene encoding oxygen-dependent tRNA uridine(34) hydroxylase TrhO, with translation MSIVVAAFYKFVKLPDYAELRSPLLELCLAQGIRGTILLAAEGINGTIAGTRQGIDAVLAKLRSDDRFADLQHKESGAIEMPFDRLKVRLKREIVTLGIPEVDPTEQVGTYVEPQDWNNLITRPDITLVDTRNQYEVDIGTFQGAKSPETATFRQFPQYVEQQLDPNQHKKVALFCTGGIRCEKATAYLLAQGFEEVYHLKGGILKYLEEVPPEESLWQGECFVFDQRVAVQQGLELGTHEMCLSCGHPISEEDKASTAYEVGISCPHCIDRLTPEKRTRQQARRQPQ, from the coding sequence ATGTCGATCGTTGTTGCTGCCTTTTACAAATTCGTGAAGCTCCCCGACTACGCCGAGCTGCGATCGCCGTTACTGGAACTCTGTCTGGCACAGGGTATTCGCGGCACGATTCTGTTAGCGGCTGAGGGCATTAATGGAACGATCGCCGGAACTCGGCAGGGCATTGATGCGGTACTGGCAAAACTGCGATCAGACGATCGATTTGCGGATCTGCAACACAAGGAATCCGGGGCGATCGAGATGCCGTTCGATCGGCTGAAGGTACGGCTGAAGCGGGAAATCGTGACGCTGGGCATTCCAGAAGTTGACCCCACAGAGCAAGTGGGAACCTATGTGGAGCCGCAGGACTGGAATAATCTGATTACCCGTCCGGATATCACCCTTGTAGACACACGCAATCAATACGAAGTGGACATCGGCACCTTTCAGGGGGCAAAAAGTCCAGAAACCGCCACCTTTCGCCAGTTTCCCCAATACGTCGAGCAGCAGCTAGACCCCAACCAGCACAAGAAGGTCGCGCTATTTTGCACGGGCGGAATTCGCTGCGAAAAAGCAACCGCCTATCTGCTGGCACAGGGCTTCGAGGAGGTGTATCACCTCAAGGGCGGCATCCTGAAATACCTGGAAGAAGTGCCTCCAGAAGAAAGTTTGTGGCAGGGAGAATGCTTTGTATTCGATCAGCGGGTGGCAGTGCAGCAGGGCTTAGAGCTGGGTACGCATGAAATGTGCCTGAGCTGTGGACATCCCATTTCTGAGGAAGACAAAGCCTCCACTGCCTACGAAGTGGGAATCTCCTGCCCCCACTGCATCGATCGCCTCACGCCAGAAAAACGGACTCGTCAGCAGGCAAGACGTCAGCCGCAGTAA
- a CDS encoding glycosyltransferase family 4 protein yields the protein MKIALFTETFLPKVDGIVTRLSHTVDHLQRMGDQVLVFSPEGGLSEYRGARICGVPGFPLPLYPELKLALPRPSIRQALEDFQPDLIHIVNPAVLGLGGLYYAKSLEVPLVASYHTHLPKYLEHYGLGMLEGLMWELLKMVHNQAEINLCTSTAMEEALTSHGIERVTVWQRGVDTELFRPELASTEMRSHLSQGNPDAPLLLYVGRLSAEKEIDRIKPILEAIPNARLALVGDGPYRQDLERIFADTTTHFVGYLTGESLGAAFASSDAFIFPSRTETLGLVLLEAMAAGCPVIAANAGGIPDIVTDGVNGYLFDPTDEQGAIVATQRLLANQEERELLRQNARQEAERWGWAAATKQLQGFYRSVLAANSMPSAA from the coding sequence ATGAAGATCGCCCTCTTCACCGAAACCTTTTTACCCAAAGTTGACGGCATCGTAACCCGTCTCAGCCACACGGTTGATCATCTGCAACGGATGGGCGATCAGGTGCTGGTGTTCTCCCCAGAGGGCGGACTCTCGGAATATCGAGGCGCAAGAATCTGCGGTGTGCCGGGTTTCCCGTTACCGCTCTATCCAGAGTTGAAATTGGCTCTGCCCCGTCCCTCCATTCGACAGGCACTAGAGGATTTTCAGCCAGATCTGATTCATATCGTCAATCCGGCAGTCCTGGGGCTGGGCGGACTCTACTACGCGAAATCCCTGGAAGTGCCGCTGGTTGCCTCCTACCACACCCACCTGCCCAAGTATCTGGAGCATTACGGGCTGGGAATGCTGGAAGGACTGATGTGGGAACTGCTGAAGATGGTGCACAACCAGGCAGAAATCAACCTCTGCACCTCGACCGCGATGGAAGAAGCCCTCACCAGTCACGGCATTGAGCGTGTCACCGTCTGGCAGCGGGGCGTGGATACGGAACTCTTTAGACCAGAGCTTGCGAGTACCGAAATGCGATCGCACCTGTCTCAGGGTAATCCGGATGCGCCTTTGCTGCTCTACGTGGGACGGCTCTCGGCGGAAAAGGAAATCGATCGGATTAAGCCCATTCTGGAAGCGATTCCGAATGCACGGCTGGCGCTCGTAGGCGACGGTCCCTATCGGCAGGACTTGGAGCGAATTTTCGCGGATACAACCACCCATTTTGTCGGATATCTTACCGGGGAATCTCTGGGCGCGGCGTTTGCCTCCTCCGATGCGTTTATCTTCCCCTCCCGCACGGAAACCCTGGGCTTGGTGCTGCTGGAGGCAATGGCGGCAGGCTGTCCCGTGATCGCGGCAAATGCAGGCGGCATCCCGGATATCGTCACCGACGGGGTAAACGGCTATCTGTTCGATCCTACCGATGAGCAAGGGGCGATCGTTGCCACTCAGCGATTACTTGCCAACCAGGAAGAACGGGAACTGCTGCGCCAAAATGCCCGCCAGGAAGCAGAACGCTGGGGTTGGGCAGCGGCAACAAAACAGCTTCAAGGATTTTATCGATCGGTGTTAGCCGCAAATTCGATGCCTTCGGCAGCGTAG
- a CDS encoding isochorismatase, whose translation MSLLTQLPVPSHFDRQRVGEVWRVPYQTRATEAKAWAKQYGIQPAERDQRQVGLLLIDVQNTFCIPEFELFVGGRSGLGAVEDNIRLCEFIYRNLGVISEIALTMDTHTATQIFHPVFWINEAGEHPAPMTMISLSDVETGVWKVNPAIAHHISGDNSDRLQIYALHYVQQLQQNGKYLLTIWPYHSMLGGIGHAIVSAVEEACFFHAMARDTQTHFEMKGDSPLTENYSVLKPEVAIDHEQQTIGETNHAFLQKLLRYDALIVAGQAKSHCVAWTVEDLLNEIQAIDPALAQKVYLLEDCSSPVVVPSVVDFTDDANKTYDRFAAAGMHRIQSTDAIDSWLKI comes from the coding sequence ATGAGTCTGCTCACCCAGCTGCCTGTGCCATCCCATTTCGATCGCCAGCGTGTGGGTGAAGTGTGGCGTGTTCCCTATCAGACGAGAGCAACAGAGGCAAAAGCCTGGGCGAAGCAGTATGGCATTCAGCCTGCGGAGAGGGATCAGCGACAGGTGGGATTATTGCTAATTGATGTGCAGAATACCTTTTGCATTCCTGAATTTGAACTGTTTGTGGGTGGGCGATCGGGTTTGGGAGCAGTGGAGGATAATATTCGGCTCTGTGAGTTTATCTATCGTAATTTGGGCGTGATTAGCGAAATCGCCCTGACGATGGACACCCACACAGCGACACAAATTTTTCACCCTGTGTTCTGGATTAACGAGGCGGGCGAGCATCCAGCACCCATGACGATGATTTCCCTCAGTGATGTGGAAACGGGAGTCTGGAAAGTGAATCCGGCGATCGCGCACCATATTTCTGGGGATAATTCCGATCGGCTTCAGATCTATGCGCTCCACTATGTACAGCAGCTTCAGCAGAACGGTAAATATTTGCTGACGATTTGGCCCTATCACTCGATGCTGGGCGGTATTGGACACGCGATCGTTTCTGCGGTTGAGGAAGCCTGTTTCTTTCACGCGATGGCGCGAGATACCCAGACCCATTTTGAGATGAAGGGCGATTCTCCCCTGACGGAAAACTATTCGGTGCTAAAACCAGAAGTGGCGATCGATCACGAACAGCAAACGATCGGGGAAACGAATCACGCCTTTCTGCAAAAGCTGCTGCGCTACGATGCCCTGATTGTGGCAGGACAGGCAAAAAGTCACTGCGTCGCCTGGACAGTGGAAGATTTGCTGAACGAAATTCAAGCGATCGATCCCGCCCTCGCCCAAAAAGTCTATCTGCTCGAAGACTGCTCCTCCCCGGTGGTTGTGCCCAGCGTGGTAGACTTCACCGACGACGCAAATAAAACCTACGATCGCTTTGCCGCCGCCGGAATGCACCGCATCCAATCCACCGACGCGATCGACTCCTGGCTAAAAATCTAG
- a CDS encoding NAD-dependent epimerase/dehydratase family protein — MKVLVIGGDGYCGWATALYLSNRGYEVAILDNLIRRHWDNELCIETLTPIAPIQQRIQRWKDLTGKTIELFIGDINNYEFLKNAMLRFEPTSVVHFGEQRSAPFSMIDREHAVLTQVNNVVGTLNLLYVMHDHFPDCHLVKLGTMGEYGTPNIDIEEGYITIEHNGRKDTLPYPKQPGSFYHLSKVHDSHNIHFACRIWGLRATDLNQGVVYGVLTDETGMDELLINRLDYDGVFGTALNRFCIQAAIGHPLTVYGTGGQTRGFLDIRDTVRCIELAVNNPADRGEFRVFNQFTELFSVGDLANMVQKAGSAMGLKVEIDHLENPRIEKEEHYFNAKNTNLLDLGLQPHYLSDSLLDSLLNFSIKYKQRVDEKQILPKVKWKG; from the coding sequence ATGAAAGTCCTAGTTATTGGTGGTGATGGCTATTGCGGTTGGGCAACCGCGCTCTATCTGTCAAATCGCGGCTACGAAGTCGCTATCCTCGACAACCTGATCCGGCGGCATTGGGACAATGAGCTTTGTATCGAAACCCTGACCCCGATCGCCCCCATCCAACAACGTATTCAACGCTGGAAAGACCTCACCGGCAAAACGATCGAACTGTTCATCGGCGATATCAACAACTACGAATTCCTCAAGAACGCCATGCTGCGGTTTGAGCCGACTTCCGTGGTTCACTTTGGCGAACAGCGATCGGCTCCTTTTTCGATGATCGATCGGGAACATGCGGTTCTGACCCAGGTTAACAATGTCGTCGGGACGCTGAATCTGCTCTACGTAATGCACGATCATTTCCCCGACTGCCATCTGGTGAAGCTGGGCACGATGGGCGAATACGGTACGCCGAATATTGACATTGAAGAGGGCTATATCACGATCGAGCATAACGGTCGGAAAGATACCCTGCCCTATCCGAAGCAGCCCGGATCGTTCTACCACCTCAGCAAGGTTCACGATTCGCACAATATTCACTTTGCCTGTCGCATCTGGGGTCTCCGCGCTACTGACCTGAACCAGGGTGTGGTTTACGGCGTGCTGACCGACGAGACGGGCATGGACGAACTGCTGATTAACCGTCTTGACTACGACGGGGTATTTGGTACAGCACTCAATCGTTTCTGTATCCAGGCGGCGATCGGGCATCCGCTGACGGTGTACGGCACGGGCGGACAAACGCGGGGCTTCCTCGACATTCGGGACACGGTGCGCTGTATTGAGCTGGCGGTGAATAATCCTGCCGATCGCGGCGAGTTCCGCGTGTTCAACCAGTTCACGGAGCTTTTCAGTGTCGGTGATCTGGCAAACATGGTGCAAAAAGCCGGAAGCGCAATGGGCTTGAAGGTAGAAATCGATCACCTGGAAAACCCCCGCATTGAGAAGGAAGAACACTACTTCAACGCGAAGAATACCAACCTGCTCGACCTGGGCTTGCAGCCGCACTACCTGTCGGATTCGCTGCTGGATTCGCTGCTCAACTTCAGCATCAAGTACAAGCAGCGGGTAGACGAGAAGCAAATTCTGCCGAAGGTGAAGTGGAAGGGCTAA
- a CDS encoding MarR family winged helix-turn-helix transcriptional regulator → MNGTMNEDERTLNLLGAMALSLMDAMNSAVEANAGYGGETPAALVTLGVEPGLSINALRQILSLSHPGTVRLIDRLEAEGLVERRSGADGRTLALFLTEAGQERRNAILAERRQPLQLAINSLTQTDRKQLTKLLEKMLAAMTTSELRSFAICRLCEEEVCPADRCPVEQKYCQFQSEKPS, encoded by the coding sequence ATGAACGGAACCATGAACGAGGACGAAAGAACGCTAAACCTCCTGGGGGCAATGGCACTCAGCCTGATGGATGCGATGAATTCTGCGGTGGAAGCGAATGCGGGCTATGGGGGGGAAACTCCGGCTGCACTGGTGACGCTGGGCGTTGAACCGGGACTATCGATTAATGCGCTACGGCAGATTCTCAGCCTCTCCCATCCGGGAACCGTGCGTTTGATCGATCGCCTGGAGGCGGAAGGACTGGTGGAACGCAGATCGGGGGCAGATGGTCGCACCCTTGCCCTATTTCTCACAGAAGCGGGTCAGGAACGACGAAACGCCATTCTTGCGGAACGTAGACAGCCCTTGCAGCTTGCGATTAATTCCTTAACGCAGACCGATCGCAAACAGCTCACTAAACTGCTGGAAAAAATGCTGGCAGCCATGACTACGAGCGAGCTACGCAGCTTTGCCATTTGTCGGCTGTGCGAGGAGGAAGTTTGTCCAGCCGATCGCTGTCCGGTGGAGCAGAAATACTGTCAATTTCAATCTGAGAAACCATCATGA
- a CDS encoding DMT family transporter, whose translation MNRILLALGYAFCWGVGVTLTKVALSEISATTLLILQLLSSVVFLLFICYGHDRQLPFSWRHLQQGMAGIFEPALAYMVGIFGLRMTTASNATLIGSSEVILTIVFAALFLGETLTRRKLLLSGISFLGVVLLMLQDAEGTRHASLLGDLLVLLGTVFAVLYVLFSKRQIETAHPLRLTASQQLVGLIVTVLCFGLLSSFNPTYEVSVAGISPSFWLLAIGSGIMQYGLGFLLYLTALRSIPASQAAFFVALIPVFGVASAVVIIGEQPSLFQWLGGVLVVFSSYWANQLESA comes from the coding sequence ATGAATCGTATTCTACTTGCCTTAGGCTACGCCTTCTGTTGGGGCGTTGGCGTTACGCTAACGAAAGTGGCTCTGTCTGAAATATCGGCAACCACCCTTTTGATTCTTCAACTCTTGTCCAGCGTTGTATTTTTATTATTCATTTGTTACGGGCACGATCGTCAGTTGCCCTTTTCCTGGCGGCATCTTCAGCAGGGAATGGCGGGAATTTTTGAACCGGCTCTCGCTTATATGGTGGGCATCTTTGGTTTACGCATGACGACTGCCAGCAATGCCACGCTGATTGGGTCATCCGAGGTGATTTTGACGATCGTGTTTGCTGCTCTGTTTCTGGGGGAAACGCTGACAAGAAGGAAACTGCTGCTGTCCGGAATTAGCTTTCTGGGAGTGGTGCTACTGATGCTTCAGGATGCGGAAGGAACGAGACACGCCTCTCTATTGGGCGATTTGCTTGTGCTTCTGGGAACAGTCTTTGCTGTTTTGTATGTTTTGTTCAGCAAAAGACAGATTGAAACTGCCCATCCGCTTCGGCTCACGGCATCGCAGCAGCTTGTGGGCTTGATTGTCACCGTGCTTTGCTTTGGTCTGCTTTCATCCTTTAACCCCACCTATGAAGTCAGTGTTGCTGGAATTTCTCCATCATTTTGGTTATTGGCGATCGGGTCTGGCATCATGCAGTACGGACTGGGTTTTTTGCTGTATCTAACGGCACTGCGATCGATCCCCGCGAGTCAGGCTGCTTTTTTTGTGGCGTTGATTCCGGTATTTGGGGTGGCCAGTGCAGTGGTGATTATCGGAGAACAGCCCAGCCTTTTTCAGTGGCTTGGGGGAGTTTTGGTCGTTTTCTCGTCCTATTGGGCGAATCAATTGGAGTCAGCCTAG
- the aac(6') gene encoding aminoglycoside 6'-N-acetyltransferase: protein MRILEVTQDDFEAWVGLALELWSDSTADEMRSTLTHIFESPREAGFLVKTSDGEAVAFMNLSLRQDYVPGANHSPVAYVEGIYVRESYRKQGIGKSLIEFAEQWARQQGCTELASDALLDNTVSHQFHQQTGFQEVERVVAFIKPLSP, encoded by the coding sequence GTGAGAATTTTGGAAGTGACGCAGGATGATTTTGAGGCGTGGGTTGGGCTGGCGTTGGAGCTTTGGTCGGATAGTACGGCGGATGAAATGCGCTCGACTTTGACGCATATTTTTGAGTCTCCGCGTGAGGCGGGGTTTTTGGTGAAAACCAGCGACGGTGAGGCGGTTGCATTCATGAATCTTTCGCTGCGGCAGGACTATGTGCCGGGAGCAAATCACAGCCCGGTTGCCTATGTGGAAGGAATCTACGTCAGGGAGTCTTACCGAAAACAGGGAATCGGCAAATCTTTAATCGAATTTGCAGAACAGTGGGCAAGACAGCAGGGCTGTACAGAACTTGCTTCAGATGCCTTACTCGACAACACCGTCAGCCATCAATTCCACCAGCAGACAGGTTTCCAGGAAGTAGAACGAGTTGTCGCCTTCATCAAACCCCTCTCCCCCTAA
- the acsF gene encoding magnesium-protoporphyrin IX monomethyl ester (oxidative) cyclase: MVNSLPTVPNADRVKEKAIEETLLTPRFYTTDFDVAANLDLSPQAEEMEAMLAEMRADYNRDHFVRDEAFEQSWDCIDGEARQAFIDYLERSCVSEFSGFLLFKELSRKLKNRNPILAEMFHLMARDEARHAGFLNKAMGDFNRTLDLGYLTKARSYTFFPIDWIIYTVYLSEKIGYWRYIIIFRHLEKHPEHQFYPLFRYFESWCQDENRHGDIFKALLRSQPQLWNNWRARLWIRFFLLMVFATHTMTVHERSNFYDALGLDAREFDRQVVEKTNDTAGNAFPIALNTEHPQFFRRLHRCADLNLEMAAIEESNQPKWVKFLRKLPRQLAIGGNLIRLYLIAPKNTELLKGTIR, translated from the coding sequence ATGGTTAACTCGCTGCCGACTGTGCCCAATGCCGATCGTGTGAAGGAAAAGGCGATCGAAGAAACCCTCCTCACTCCCCGCTTTTACACCACAGACTTTGACGTTGCCGCTAATCTGGATCTTTCTCCCCAGGCGGAGGAAATGGAGGCAATGCTGGCAGAGATGCGGGCGGACTACAACCGCGATCACTTTGTGCGCGACGAAGCCTTCGAGCAGTCCTGGGATTGTATTGACGGTGAGGCAAGACAGGCGTTTATCGATTATCTAGAGCGTTCCTGTGTTTCCGAATTTTCGGGGTTCCTTCTATTTAAAGAACTCTCTCGCAAACTAAAAAATCGCAATCCCATCCTGGCGGAAATGTTTCACCTGATGGCGCGAGACGAAGCCCGCCATGCCGGATTTCTCAACAAGGCAATGGGCGACTTTAACCGCACCCTGGATCTGGGATATCTCACCAAAGCCCGCAGCTATACCTTCTTCCCGATCGACTGGATTATTTACACCGTCTATCTGTCGGAAAAGATTGGCTACTGGCGATATATCATTATTTTCCGCCACCTGGAAAAACATCCTGAGCATCAGTTCTATCCGCTGTTTCGCTACTTTGAAAGCTGGTGTCAGGACGAAAATCGCCACGGGGATATCTTCAAGGCGCTGCTGCGCTCCCAGCCCCAGCTCTGGAATAACTGGCGTGCCCGTCTATGGATTCGCTTCTTTTTGCTGATGGTATTTGCCACCCACACGATGACCGTGCATGAGCGATCGAACTTCTACGATGCCCTAGGACTGGATGCGCGTGAATTCGATCGTCAGGTGGTGGAGAAGACCAACGATACCGCAGGAAATGCCTTCCCGATCGCCCTCAACACCGAGCATCCCCAATTCTTCCGTCGCCTGCATCGCTGTGCGGATCTGAATCTAGAAATGGCGGCGATCGAGGAATCCAATCAGCCGAAGTGGGTGAAGTTCCTGCGGAAGCTGCCTCGTCAACTGGCGATCGGCGGCAATCTGATTCGGCTCTATCTCATCGCACCCAAGAATACTGAGCTACTGAAGGGAACAATTCGATAG
- a CDS encoding AraC family transcriptional regulator, with product MQEKTFSGYLTRSVVHFAAYRGINIEELCAAVGLDLDILKIPDERIPRSLHYALWQEVVKQTGDENLGLHLGEAFSLGNYGIAGYVLLNCQTLGEVFQKFCRYTCLFCQGVLSKISVSDGMAIFECNSIPEVAPDLNLIESSRYDIESTFASSLTAVKSLTGKPLCPSAVWFQHQPPDDLSEYERIFQSDLKFSMPANRLIFDANCFSWSVLSSNLNLLTLFEQQADAMLSELNAADRYTQKVAQAIVQKLKGELPTIDGIAFELAISTRQLQRELKAEGTSFQKLLDNTRHELALRYLKDPTIPIHDVAFLLGFSQPSAFNRAFKRWTDNTPRSYRL from the coding sequence ATGCAAGAAAAGACCTTTTCCGGCTACTTGACCCGCAGCGTTGTCCATTTTGCGGCTTACCGGGGGATCAATATCGAAGAACTTTGTGCAGCCGTTGGGCTTGATCTGGATATTCTCAAAATTCCCGATGAGCGAATTCCACGATCGCTGCACTATGCGCTTTGGCAGGAAGTGGTCAAACAAACGGGCGATGAGAACCTGGGCTTACATTTGGGAGAGGCATTTAGTCTGGGCAACTATGGCATTGCTGGATATGTGCTGCTGAACTGCCAGACATTAGGAGAAGTCTTTCAAAAATTCTGTCGCTATACCTGTTTGTTCTGTCAGGGGGTGCTGAGCAAGATTTCGGTATCGGACGGAATGGCGATTTTTGAGTGCAACAGCATTCCTGAAGTCGCTCCAGATCTTAATCTGATCGAAAGCTCTCGCTATGACATCGAAAGCACGTTTGCCTCATCGCTCACGGCGGTCAAATCCCTGACCGGAAAACCGCTCTGTCCTTCTGCGGTGTGGTTTCAGCATCAGCCTCCTGATGATCTATCGGAATATGAGCGGATCTTTCAGTCTGACCTGAAGTTTTCCATGCCTGCGAATCGTCTGATCTTTGATGCAAACTGCTTTAGCTGGTCGGTTTTATCCAGTAATCTCAATCTGCTAACGCTGTTTGAGCAGCAGGCAGACGCAATGCTAAGTGAGCTAAACGCAGCCGATCGCTACACGCAGAAGGTGGCTCAGGCAATTGTGCAAAAACTCAAAGGAGAACTGCCTACGATCGATGGCATTGCGTTTGAACTCGCTATTAGCACCCGACAGCTCCAGCGAGAATTAAAAGCGGAGGGTACGTCTTTTCAGAAATTGCTGGACAACACTCGCCATGAATTAGCTCTCCGATATTTAAAAGACCCCACCATTCCTATCCACGACGTTGCTTTCCTGCTAGGTTTTTCCCAGCCCAGTGCCTTTAACCGCGCCTTCAAACGCTGGACGGACAACACTCCCCGCAGCTATCGGCTTTGA